ATATGGAGTCCAGACAAAACTGGCATCACCATGCAGATACAGCTACCAAGTCTGCATCTGGACCTTTGGGGATATTTGGGTTGTGTGGACTGAATGAcgaatcaggaaaaaaaaaaaaaaaagaaagttgcaTGTTGATCTAGAGTTGGGGTGGTTGTGCGTTAATAAGCTGTCACGTGACTTAGACagtggaagaaagaaaggatTGTCTATTCACTGTGATTCTGTCCAGCtgaatttattatttctatttctgtctcgTCGtcctgaatctctctctctctctctctctgtagtttAAACTGCCGACCCTTTGCAGGAAACCCCAGCCTTAACCCTCAACCCTCCGCTCTATTTTCTGCTTCTCGTTCAACCTTTACTTTACAAGTGCAGAACAGCACATGGGTGTTGGAGTATTGTTAATTAGCAAATGACGTATAGGCTGTCTAATGAGTTCAGCTTTCCATCTCCTCTTTTCCAGTTTCTTTACATAATGCTGAAGCAGGATTTTCAAATCCTAACAGGTAACATTTCCTTTCAATGAAATTGAATGCAGCTGTATATTGAGTGTGATGGACAATAACATCAGTTATATTTgatctcatttgttttttgttttttttagctccgGGTTTGAATGCGCCTCCTTGAACCACATCAAGAGGACTTCACTGATCACTTTCACCATTTTTGTTCACTGAACCAGCACCTTTTCAAGGCACTAATGTGTGAAATGTTCTGTATATAACACTACTGTGTGACTACTGTAAAAAGATCATCGTTGGATAGGGTGGTTAAACATGCACTACATGCAGATCGTCGCAATGCTCCACTTTTGATAGCTACGTGTAGGGTGTAGGAGTTTTGATACATCTTTTTGATATTAGATCGGTATTTTTCACTGTGGAAATAACGCTCCATTGCTACACCCGTCACGTAGGACTGTGAAATAGTTGTGTACAAGAAACTGAGGATCTGCTTATTTTAAAGTGCTTAGTtcgtgtgtgtttccaccactTGTCCGGGACAGAGGCACTGGTGGCCGCCGCTCACGAGGTTAGGAAACTTGTACTTGTTTTTGAGCCGAAAAAAGGATGCCAGCAGCCTCCAGGATTCCTTCAGCCGCATAAATTCTCATTTAATCGATAATAAGAAGCGTTTTAATTGGTTTTATCCACAAACTTGTTGTTACAGTTGCACTAACAATGAATTCTAATTCCTGTTCTTGTGTATTTGTACAAACTGTCAAGATGAGCATGAAAAGCAAATGCTAACAAGTGACTTAACTGAGTACTGAGTGTACTTTTATTCCCCCCCCCATTACTTAATTCTCTACCACTATGTAGCTCCACTGGTGCCCCCATCTTCCGCCAACACGGGACAGGTTCTATTCTGGTCCGCGCACGTCATTTTGAACAGTTTGGGGCATTTCAACCAAAAATAAATTGGTTTGGAATCTAAAATAAATCGGTTTCCAGTTGGGACCAAAGAACGGCAGGTTGTCCTGGTCTACCTGTTGTGCGGCAAACCGTGACATCATCAGTGGGCAAAACTGGCGGAAATGCGGCCTAGTTTGCCAGATAGAACCAATGTTCCAAGAATTGTGAACAGAACCAACTGAAGAACTAGAGCTCATTTGGTAGAAAAGTGTATCTGTGCTACAAATTCTTTGAACCGCGGTCGGATGAGCCACGACGTCACTTCTGGGTCTAATTATTGGCTGAAATGTTTCACCGTAAACTAGAACCTGGCACCGTGTGTGTGCGGTCACACGTTACCTgatttaaatccatttttattTGAAACCACTTTATCGAGCTAGAGTTCTGGAatggcagcatgtgtgtgttttgacgacatttaaaatgtgacttttgtttgtGGTTCACACGTCTCTACCAGTACAACACAAGTAGTGGGACGATGCTGTCGGTATGTCAGAGCAGTTATTGGTTGCTTCTGTAGTTCTTCCTCCTATTGATGCTGAAAAGCAATCCTTTTGTAGTGCAGTCATGTGAGTAATGGAATGGGCTTGAAACATCTCAACTAATCCTTTCagtgaaattagtttttttttttttttttagtatttccCAAATTAAGAACTGGAAAAGGTCAGGTTCAGGCACAGGTATTGGAAACTTATACCTTACTTAAACTTAGAAACTTTACTTTACCTTAAACCTTATATCCCATACAAGGAAGTAACTGAAGCTACTGAGagtgtgaaaaatgaatgaaattttatttaaaaacaagactAGTTCAGCATATTCACATCCTGATACACATGACTACGAAATATACGTAGCTGTGACCTCACCGCCATTTAATGTCATATTTTGGTTAGAAGCATCATcctgtaacttttttttgtccaatAGGTTCCACAGAGCGTTTCCTTCCCACTGTCGCCTCATGCCTGATGAGGGGATGCTTGAATCCTTAACGTTGAATCGAAAAATGTCCCGCTGGACCATAAACTCATTTGTCCAACATCTTGTAATCTAAGCCCAGCACCTACATCACAGCCCATGTCTAACAACAGCCTATTAGGGGCAAAACCCCAGCTActtcaatcagtcaatctttattcatatagcaccaattcataccagcgttatctcaagactctttccacaaagagcaggtctagaccaaactgtttaattaagagagacccaacgattcaggaattcaacattaaggattcatgaatccccacatgagcagcatcagatgttatattaggcaacagtggcaggaagaactcccctttaacgggaagacACCTGGAACAGAAGCATTATATTAGGACAGGGCCTACAGTTACTGAACTAACCTGCAGGGAAAGTATATTTTTGGCACTTTGTTTCGACATAAGACATTTTCTGGACTATCGTGGTTTCGTCATGATTGACTGTGGTAACAAAGGGCAGTCCCCTACGGCTCTGTTCTTACTTGGATGAAAACCAATTTGCTGGCAAATGTATCCCATGATTGTCTTGTGTTCACTGTGTATTCTGATGCAGAACTGATCAGTAATTACAACATCGGATAAACAAAATCCAGCCCTGAGATTAAATCTAAAATTTGGAAATAAAAATTGTTCGGATGCTGATTTTCCAtcagtgtttctttctgtgGTGGTCTAAAGGGAAAACAAGCGTCACTGGTTTCGTTGCAgagtttttacagtattttatcaGCAAAGCACGTTCTCCTCAGGCCGTCTAGATGGACAACGTACATCTATTTAGGAAATGAGTACGTTTGAAGCTCCTTACAAAGGGATCAGCACTGCTTTTGatacaaaatatttattgtaCACTTAAATCGGTTTTGTAATCTCCCTGGGGCGTTTGGCAGCGAAACCTTCAGTACTAATGAGGCCTAAAGATAAATAGACTGTTCACTCATCATTACCTGGACCATTTCCAAGATCGTTTGGAAGATCACAGTACATCCCACCAACATTATAACTACCTCCTTTGGTTTCCTTGTCTCATTTCCTGTTGATATTTGGACTGGTATTAATATGGAgtaaaatgaatcaataaagttgaccaaaaaaactaaacattgatcaaagtgggtttttttttgttgtccatGTTTTTGGCACTTCCCAGTTTGTTTATGCATTGCACCTCCCACACACCATGTGTCTAAATTCTCTTTATTCCAGACTTGACTTGCCGAGAGGAACAACAGGACATGTTTCACAGAGAGAACACCTgatgaaaaatatattcaatattcaCAGTTCACGCTGAACGCAGTGCTGACTTGATATTATAGCCATTAGtcattctatttattttgttctAAGATTTGGTTTGAATTAGAGCTGCAGCGACTAGTTGCTAATCAATTAGTTGCTAAATATTAATCACCAACTATTCTGATAATTGTATTAATCGTTTTGAGTCATTTCTTAAGAAGGAAATGTCCAGATTCTCCATTTTCAGCTTAAAAGAGAACATTTTCGGGTTTATTCGCTCCTCTATGACAATACTTGGAATATCTTTTGACGTTTGAGGACATCAGCTCGGGCTTCAAGAAACGGCAATCAACATGTTTCACCATTTCCTGACACAACGGTTAAGAAAATAATCCCCAGATGAATTGGCGAAGGAAACTACAGTGAGCTGCGGCCCTAGCTGAGATAACGCTGGAATAAAGACATCAGTCGTGACCAGCTATCATCTTTTAATTATCTGCTGAGTTACAATCCTCCAAATGTACAACTCATGACATTTACAACAAACATTTAAGTTTATAGTATTTTACGCAGTTACTATGAATACATCTCCACTGGCATGTGTCTGTAGAAGAGCACAAATCTGCTAAATAACCATTCAtaccttaaaaaaacaaaagcatgggCCCAGATCAGGTAATACACCATGGCATGTTAACAGGGTGTGGGAACAGTGTCGGATGTGCCGACATGTGCATGTTAGCAGAAATCCCTTTGACTAGAAAAACCAACTGTCGTACATGAGGAGAGAACTGTCCTCTGgaaggaggggaaggggggggggtgctgtggtggtgcttGGGTGGTTTTTAAAGAGCACAAAACAGTGTTATATGTTTGCGTTCAGTTTGCCGTCTCTCACAAGGTCCCAGGCTTGTGCTGCTCCGCGCTGCAGACCCAGAGCAGTACattcacagcacacatacaaactgtaCATACACTTATGGATGGGGGCTGCTGTAAAATGACACTCCCTGGGTTTCTGGCAGAGCGCAGCAGTTCCTTTATCTTGTGTGAATCTTGAACCTAAGCTGTAGTACCTCAGTCTGCTTTTCTGGAATCATCAtttctccaccatctcctgtcGGTCCAAAATacttgaaaatacattttggaatAGATTTCATTGATAATAGTTTTTGCCCACAGTGCAACAAACAGGAATTTTATCTGCAGGAATGTGGTTGTGCAAAGTATCAAACAATGATTAGTCAAACAGTAAGTGGATTGATGTTCGGATCGTTCGATAAATACATATAAGATGGGAGAAAAATAGTCCCCAGTGGATGCAAAGTAACAAAACATGATCGAAAAACACTTGATctgattttacatttgacttgATTTAGGCTGACCAAGAAAGGTCTCAGGAGTCAATACCAACCAAGGAAATGGtttgtcattttgaccactcaaatCGCTTCTCCGTGACAtactcattcacccattcacccatCGTCCATGCAGGAGGAGGCCAAGTTGTACGTGGAGACTTGGGAGGGGCCAGAGATTGAACCGCCGATCTTCTGATTCCGACGGACGGCCCACTCtgacctctgagccacagccgtcCCGAAATCAATTATGTTGCAAAAACGACAGAGTGCGCCATCTTTGATTGTCTGTGGTTTGTACTCACTTCTGAGATCTTTCTTATTCAGactaaattacagtttttgttacTTTGTGCCCACTGACATCGTTTTTCACGTTATGTCCCGATCGATTGCCACACAGTGCACCTTTCTCTGTACAGAGCTCCTGCAGAAGTTGTACATGACTGTGGCTACTTAGACAGGTTGAACATAAACGTGTGTTTCCATTTGCATTGATTATTCAATTCATAATTCTCTCTTTTGGTCTTGAATTTAACTTGCCTGCACTTAGCTGAACTGGACCCTACTAACACAAAGGTAGGCTTGACTGCAGCCTTGTTCTCCACTATATTTCCTTCACCTGCTCACATGACTCTTTCAGCGATAGGATAGCAACTCGAAGGGCCTCTAACTTAACGGTAAAGCTTCTGGAGCAGTGGGATTGTGTTTGGACAACCGTGGAATTAAAAATCTGCCCAAATATCTAGATCCAAATCTGAAGGAACAAGTGCAAAAAAGGTGTGTACAAGACTGGAGGTGTCAGTGGAGGAAGGCAGGCTGAACTTTGAAGTAAGCAAGTGATATAGAGGTAAAATGAACACTGTCACACCTTCAATAGGACTAAAACATGCACAGTCTCTAGTCAATTTATACTCAAGCTACATGGGACACGACTGGGCACACCATGGATGGCtgcttaaaaatgaaagaaaaatcacaacAGGAagggctttttttgttttttgtgcacgTTTTTCAGTGGTAGGTaaccgggggggggggtggtatCACAGCTATGGGTGCAACAGAATGTTGTCTCTTATCTATTGCGTTAGGCTTTTTATGGCGCCTCGGCTCCCGTGGAGCTACTTGTAGTAGAAGATGCATGCGCATGTAGAGGTGGGGACCAGGCTTAGACTGATGATGCCAGTGGTGCCCAACTCCAGACAAATCACTCCATTGAGCATTCTTGTAACTCAAACTCAGATTTTATGATTTGTGTACAAGCGTGAAGTATTGGTGTTCCAAATTGTCATCAGTCTAACCCTAGTGGGGGGTGAACGGGGGTTAAGATTCTGGGGTAGAGACATGACTGTACGTTTGGCTGGCAGTTAACGCGACATGGTACCTTGGCACATGACGATGGGGCACAGGGGACAGCAGTCATGAGGTGTCTTGGGTGATTAGGTGTTCAGGCAGGCATTTGGGTGAATGGATGTGGATGGGGGGTCGAACACAGTCATTTAGCTCTGTGCAGTTAACCGCTGCTCTGTGAGTGACGCCTGGTGAGATACCGTTTTGTTTTCATGAGCCCGCAGCTTGGACACGACGTCGATGAATGCCAGGCTTTGAACTTCTTTGTGGAGGGGCTCTGAAAGAGAAAGGGTGACCAAAAAATGAAGTAAGTCATTTAGAAATCTTTCAAAAGTTCATATGTGTTAGCATTAAGAGACGGCTTGTTAATATTTGTATATGGAGGCGTGTATCTCACCTGAGCCCATGACTGCACAGATGAGGATCATAGAGTTGTACTTGATCTCCGGTGCACTCCTCACATCTGAGAGCAGCTTGTGGAGCACTGACACCAGGCTGGCTCCTACAAAGTCCTTCTCGGCTGCAACTGAAATCCAGTAAGAGTCTCAGGGTCTTACCGTGATGAATGTGACAGCATGTTTATGTTCCCTACAGTGTGTGCTCCAAAGCAACAGAGCAGGTTTACTTTGCACATTTCATAAATAACGCAGGCCAAAGCACATTCGCAAGTACAAAGCGAAAATGTCTTCAGTATTCTTGCAGTACTCGGTGAGCCTAAACTCATCCAGATATTGTcagaagaaaatgtcaaaagtaagaaaaaaggATGTCATTTAGTCAGTAACTCTCAAGCCGTCTTTCATCATatgcaaatatataatataataactgaATTACACCTTACCCAAATCCAGCCCTGCTATGAGACCCAAAGCCACCAGTGCTTCATTCTGCATAATCATGTGCTCactggttgccatggtaactaAGTGCTTGACGCCTCCTCCCTGGATGACCGTTCTAACGACTTCCtgaaatccacacacacacaaaaaaaaaaatcctgaaataTCCTTTCAGATACAGAAATTCCAGTCAATTACAGACAATAGTGAATAAATAACATTTGGTAAACAGACTATCGATacgtctttctttctgtttatcATGACAAATTCTGTCGAGCTGCAGGGTGGGACAGAGAACATGTCATTAAATGATTGATCACAGATGCCTAAGGCCATGTTAAACTTACACAGTAGTAATCTGAAGAAATGATCAAATAGCCCTTTCTTTAAAATCATCAAAAGCCATCTTTTCTTCATTAAGCAAATTCTTATTCAGATGTTCTACCATTAGACGTGAGCAGCTTTGTATGAACTGCATATGAAACATGGGGTCTGACCTTGGACTTGCTGTGTCGAATGAGGGCTGACAGGAGCCTGTTGGACTCGCCCATCACTCCCGCGTGATCTTTAGCTTCACACCACTCTACTAGCCTCTCCACAAGTTTCCCGTTGGTTCCCAGCTGGTCTGCGGCTTCAGCTGAAACAACGCACACAGTGCACAGGACAGGAGTTCTGACATGTATTGTGTTCAATGTCACCAAAGTCCagtaaaaagctgaaaatgtgtaCCAAAACAGTCACTCCTTACTGCACTTCATTTGGTCCACTCTCTTTGAAAAGATGGAAGTTATCGTAACAACTAATAACATTTCTATTTCACTCTGATTATCAAGACTCCCTGTATATGAAACCATCTGTCCAGTGTCGGGGCCTGGCAGCAGCTACCGTATTTGTGAGTCTTTATGACTCAGAATGAAGGCTCTTAGAATCTGGGCTGCCAACAATCTATTGATTACCGAACCCTAGACAGAGGGTTGGGATAACTTTCACAGGGACTTCAAACTTAATCAGCTGGTATGAATACTGGAAAGGACCATGTTTTAAGAAGATTAATTATGGATTTTACATTCACAGTCTTTAATGTGCTGTCTAAATTGATATATTGCAGTCTGTCATGGATTTGGTGCAAAGACAAAAGGACTGGCTTGCAGACAAAATCTCTACCTTGTGTGTCAATGAGCATGCGTAATGTCCCCAGGAGTTTAAACTGGACTGGAGGCATCTCTGACTGCAAAAACTTCAACACTACGTCTGCCACTCCAGCTGACAGCATCTTGGACTTGTTTACCACTGGAGGGAGGAAACAAGGTAGATTTAGGCAGCGGCACAAACAACATACTCCAACAAACAAACCGAGGATTTACTGGTGAATCGACGCCTCTCAAACAGTTCAAAATAAACCTTTCAAGATTAAGAGGTGAGCTCCTTTATGTTTGATGTTCTGATGTAACGGCTCACCAGGTATGGCCAGGTTACGCAGGGCACTCAGTGCCGCATGCTGAACAGTGACGTTGCCTTCTTCAACGTGCCGATCCAAAAGCTCCAGTAGCCTCTGCACAATACCAGTGTCCACCATGTGGATGCAATTCCCATctacacacagaaatacaaacaagatGAGTGGATACCTTGATGTTGAACATAAGACTTCAACTCAGCATTCACAAAGCTATTACTCTCACCCATAATGACTACTGCATGTAATATTATATAAACAGTGTTACTGTTATCGGTCAGTCATCACTTCTACAAAaagatttaaacatttttgactCAAGTTTATTTATCCTGAATTTACTGTTTCCAACCTTTGTCAACTTCAGGCTCTCAGCTGACAAGataaaattacagaaaaatagATTCAGCTTTTGTTCTTGTACATTACTGTTATTTGGCTGCAGCAATGTCCATTTACAGGGGAGATAAAGGTTTTGGTTGGTAACAGTAAAACCTACCGTTGCGAGCAAAATTAGCGATGGCCAGAGCCCCGGCGAGCTGCAGCTGGTGGTTATGAGATGGAATCCAGGACAGGACCTTCTGAAAGACGCTGCCCTTTCCTCCCTCAAACAGTTTCTGCATGGACTCGTCTACACAGCAGGAATAAGAGCGGTTACTGTACAACACTCGTCAGTGTTACTGACAGCAGCTCAGTAGGTGCAGATGAATAAGATTACTTTTGATCATTCTGTGTTATAAGGCAGCAAGAGGATTATTTCCACTGGGGATGGTGAGGACATGTCCTGCTCACTTTTCAAAATCCTGTCTCTGTCCCCCACTTTTATAGTTTCATAGACACAAGTATGAAACTATAAAGGTGGGGGCCAAATACAGGAGTTTGACTGTCTAGCTGTCACAATCCACATGAGAGAAAGGTGTAGATAAAAAGGCTGATTCACTCGTCTGAGTGACTTCAATCATTACAGTGCGCTCACAGTTATCAGCTTACTGAGCAGCAGCGAATGTTACCCAGAGTGCTTTGTGGACATTCAGAGGGAAAACTGTACTCAGGGCTGAACTGAGCACTGGCACCATCTCTgctttacagtatgtgtgtgtgtgtacttctaCACATTTTTAATCTAgtgatatttttaaatattttttaatgaatccAGTGAAGTGTTTGTCACATTAGTGATGACAGActgtacactacacacacacacacacagtgacctgATCTGGGCATTATGGGATGAGATTGTTTTGAATAGAAACGTTGTCGATCACCTTCCACTTGATTTATAAGGTGCTGGTGGTAAATATGCAAATCATTGCTtataaggaaaaataaaatctttacaTAACGGTTGAATTATTAATCCTCTACAACAGTGCCGGACAGAAGACATTTATATTTTCTGGTCATATATGAAGTCAGTTGGGGGGGTAACCTTTCCCCCACTGGTATCCTTAGTACATCTAGCTTCACGATCTGTGCAGCAACAGTAGTCTGACAGCTTTAATTACTGTCAGCTTCATATATTCATACTCAGCTGAATATGGGTGCCTGTGCATATAGTGCGTCCTGGAACTggataaatatgtgtttttaaaccCTCATCCATCCTAACCCCATGTAGCTGAAAATACAGTTCACTGTTTCAATATTACAGTGCTCAACAGTATTCACAATGTTACAGAACACATCAACTGCATTAAATTAGTGGTATAACTGGCGATACTAAAACCTGCCTATTACCAGTCAACATGGAGCCGTTTACCTCCCAACAGCAGAAGAACCATGAGGTCAGAGGCAGTCTTGAGCTGGGCGatgtcctcctccctctctccatctacAGTCTGCGCCACCACTTCCAGGAGACACTCCACCAAGCCTGCCTCCACCAGCTGCAGCTTTATCACATCTGGCAGGGGGAGGACGGTGAGACCACGGTAAGCAGTTCATACTggaacaagctgctgctgcaataCAGTGCATCATGATACCCGTTATATGATATGCATCATGTGACGCAGTGAGGGCCCAGCACACTAACCTGACTGTACAGCATATAATAACTGGTTTGTTAGGCTTTAGGTATTCAGCAAGTCTCATTAACCAGGATTCCACCCAAATGTAGCAAAGATTTTAGCCAAATTCATGCATGTATCCATCCTCCATGCTACTGTGTGGTGCACACAGGATAAACAGTTGGTGGCAGTAATTCCCAAGTCAGTTACCATTAAACTAttgcagaggaaaaagagacaaTGAGATGACTTACTTAATGGCTCACATCAAACCtcaaacagtggaaaacaggaTGGATGTGGTGGAAATATGAAGCTACATGAGTATACAGAATATCTCTACAACCCAGCAGTGGGGAAAAGTAACTACGTACTGTTAATCAAGTATTGTATTGTTCAGTTGTTGTCTCTCCAGAAAGCTAATGAACAACATGCAGCATGCCAAATGAAAGGGAtggagaggcaaagagagagagagagagagagagagagagagagcaacattTCTCTAGAGTAAAGATAAGTAGGACGTTGTCCTGGAGACTGACAATGTAGTAGCACCTAGTGTGCCTGGAATGGTGATAACAACCATGagactctctctctgctgttaaaacacacacgctgacaagtttgaaaaagagcagcagagcagacgcAGGGGCTGTCTGCCATGACTGTGCAGTTAGCACCTAGCCGGGAAAGCATGACTCACACTCAGAGGATGAGTTACTGTAGATGGACATGATTCTCATCTGAAACCATGAGACAACACTGCCGCCTCTGCCTATGCAGTGGATATGGCCTTTTGGAGAACTTATTAGTATTATAAAGGATCaaagaaaaatcacattacCATTTTCAGCAAGCGGAGCCAAAACCTCAAAGATCATTTCCTTCTTCTCGTGCTCCGTCTGCTTCTGGAAAAGCCGCACCAGCTCCACAGCAATATTGGTGGAGGCAAACTGCTCTTTGCTGGATTCTAAAAATACCAGAGAGGAGCATCACAGGCTTGTCACGGGAGAGAGGAAATACTCTCCTCTACATGGACATCTTACATGCATTCCATTTAGGTTCATGATTACATTTCCCTAAAGGATCTATAAGTTCAACTTAAACCACAACAACTTCTGCCATGgctattttcaaaatgttcagaCGTTGTTTTGGTGAGTAAAAAGGATACTGGGATATAGATCAGAAATGGTGCCTTCGCCTCCAAGGATCTGAGAGGActtatttttgtgtctttgattgacagctgagctGGGACTGGCCCTAAGACACAATCAAACTTGCACTAGTTTAGCCAAGGACAGGCTCTTCTTTACCAGCTGTGTTGAAGAACAAGAACCACACCAGCAAGTGTCTAAACTAATACATGTTGACGTTTGCAAAGTGATGTTGGCAGTgcagttttacacattttaatagATGGTGGGAAGATGTTCTAGATAATGCCGGCCATTTTGGAGTAGTTGGTAGGTTCGTTAGCTTAGCTAAACAAGTATTTAAGCATACTCACCAAGCTCAGCCAAATTCCCAAAGGCAATTAGACACATTTCTGTCAAGGCTGTGTTATGGGAATGGATGCCAAGCAGTTTCACCAGAGTGGGAATCACACCCATGTTGATCAGCTGGGCTTGTAAggaatctgtgaaaaaaaaaaaaaagaagatacaCAGACAGGCAGTCGATCGGTTGTTGTTATGTTGAGTGTTTTGTGATaagttattatatattattaacaAGTTATTTGATCCTATAAAAAGGGGGTGTGGCAGATTGACCGCCGCTCTGAGCAAAGTAGTCGCTGATAGTTTCCTCCATTTTTGGAGGAGTATGAGAGTAAAGAGTAGATCGCAAGATTAGAGCACCCATATCCGGCAGATTTAGGTTTCATTGttgtacagtgggaggaagtggagacgCCTCATTCACTACAGTATATGGCCAAAGTCAACAAAGTCGATTTACTTTACTCCCAAGTGCAAATCCACTAATTACTGCAATTCCATCGTTTCCATTAACTGAAATCTCTACAAAATTTCACATCATTTAAAATCCTACTGGTGATGGTGCCTGACGTAAACAAAcatcagattttgttgattaaCTGATATCACTAATTCCGTTTTCTTAATTTATGGGCCTTCTCTACTACTCCTGCTGTTACAGTACATTTAGCATTTGGGAAAATCACAATAAAAAGGACAGAATTGTTGACCCTGGGGTGAGTATATACAGTTACAATGTGCAAGAAGACTGGAGTTAGGTCGATCAGGACAACAATTAAACCCTTGCAATGGTGAATTGTTATTTAGTGCAGGTTTCACAAACAAATCTGCATTAAATGATATAATTCAAATTCACCCACAACCTGGTGTCAAGGCCCTCTCCACGACAGTAGGGTGAGCCAagtaaatttcacattttagattCCCAAAACCTTAAATTAAGTGTAGATGCATTTGCTATATGATGGCAAGAAATAGTAGAGCTAGAAGACAtaaccacagagcagagagcatttacattttttaaaccaGAGTGAATGAATCAACGCTGGCAGAAGACAACAATGGGGAGATGAGAAGAacagaagagaaggaaaaagtacgttaaaagcctttaaaacaATActcaaaaacagcttttcaaatgtattgAACGACAGTCAGAACTTATAAAGAAGGATAAGCTAAACCCTTAAAGACCACATAtaaaaaagggggaaagggaAAGAAGCAATTACATAATAATGTTTAGACTttcaaatattaacattttctgCCTTGCaacaattaaaacacataatGAATGATGGAATATATTAGTGCTTATTAAGCAAGGGGCAAGCCACACTGTGCTAATCCaaataaatgactgaatcaATAAATAAGTAAACCATTTTGGGCAGTTTATATCTTTAGAACCTTTTACACAACAGTGGATTATCCTACTTCCTGTATACCGTTTACCAGTGATGAAAATATATTGTAACTATTTCCTCCAGTGAGAGTTACTGTTAACATCTGCTGTAACACCAGTGTTGATAGGGGACGTGGT
The sequence above is a segment of the Pempheris klunzingeri isolate RE-2024b chromosome 23, fPemKlu1.hap1, whole genome shotgun sequence genome. Coding sequences within it:
- the rap1gds1 gene encoding rap1 GTPase-GDP dissociation stimulator 1 isoform X1, which encodes MDNLSEALEKLKLASTDSATDSVESCLDCLLKALANNNTEASVKIQEMAVLPLLPTLLNPQSSCTPKVANIIAEVAKNEFMRSPCVEAGLIPPLIQLLNSTDQEVLLQTGRALGNICYDSHEGRSAVDLAGGAQIVAEHIKSLSQNTEPENEKLLTVFCGMLMNYSNDNDSLQAQLINMGVIPTLVKLLGIHSHNTALTEMCLIAFGNLAELESSKEQFASTNIAVELVRLFQKQTEHEKKEMIFEVLAPLAENDVIKLQLVEAGLVECLLEVVAQTVDGEREEDIAQLKTASDLMVLLLLGDESMQKLFEGGKGSVFQKVLSWIPSHNHQLQLAGALAIANFARNDGNCIHMVDTGIVQRLLELLDRHVEEGNVTVQHAALSALRNLAIPVVNKSKMLSAGVADVVLKFLQSEMPPVQFKLLGTLRMLIDTQAEAADQLGTNGKLVERLVEWCEAKDHAGVMGESNRLLSALIRHSKSKEVVRTVIQGGGVKHLVTMATSEHMIMQNEALVALGLIAGLDLVAAEKDFVGASLVSVLHKLLSDVRSAPEIKYNSMILICAVMGSEPLHKEVQSLAFIDVVSKLRAHENKTVSHQASLTEQRLTAQS
- the rap1gds1 gene encoding rap1 GTPase-GDP dissociation stimulator 1 isoform X2, yielding MDNLSEALEKLKLASTDSATDSVESCLDCLLKALANNNTEASVKIQEMAVLPLLPTLLNPQSSCTPKVANIIAEVAKNEFMRSPCVEAGLIPPLIQLLNSTDQEVLLQTGRALGNICYDSHSLQAQLINMGVIPTLVKLLGIHSHNTALTEMCLIAFGNLAELESSKEQFASTNIAVELVRLFQKQTEHEKKEMIFEVLAPLAENDVIKLQLVEAGLVECLLEVVAQTVDGEREEDIAQLKTASDLMVLLLLGDESMQKLFEGGKGSVFQKVLSWIPSHNHQLQLAGALAIANFARNDGNCIHMVDTGIVQRLLELLDRHVEEGNVTVQHAALSALRNLAIPVVNKSKMLSAGVADVVLKFLQSEMPPVQFKLLGTLRMLIDTQAEAADQLGTNGKLVERLVEWCEAKDHAGVMGESNRLLSALIRHSKSKEVVRTVIQGGGVKHLVTMATSEHMIMQNEALVALGLIAGLDLVAAEKDFVGASLVSVLHKLLSDVRSAPEIKYNSMILICAVMGSEPLHKEVQSLAFIDVVSKLRAHENKTVSHQASLTEQRLTAQS